AAGAGATAAAAAAACAACCATGAACACAAGTGTGAAACTTCAGCTTTAGTAAGTACAAAAATAAGTGTAGCATATTCTCAAGATAATATCTTAACAAAATTATAGTGCAAATATCTGAAAAGGTTAAAATGCTCAAGGggagaaattaatttatttggttGAATCTTCAGAATGATTCAGAAATTAATTGTAGCACATAGAATGAAACTTTTGCTTTCAGTTGCAAATTTAGAATGATGAAGTAGGAACAAGATCATGGAGCACTTCTAGGTCTCACTAATGAGACAAACCAGGGTTTTGAATTTGCTTAACTATATGCACCAGTAATTTGCTAACTTGTATCCCTTTTTCTCAAATATTTGTATGCAATCTAAAGCTGGCTGCTCATAATCAGCAATCTGAATCCTTGCAACTCTAGCTATTAATGAGATCAATCCTTGCAccattaaaaaaaacataacaggaaacaaaaaataaacaaaaaaacaacAATGAGGTTTACATCTTACACTAAAACATACCTCCAGTGCTCTATGATCCTCTGTATACATTCTTCTTTCGTACCTGATAACCTCAACCCATTCAATCGCAAATATGCTTTATAGTCCGTCAATGTCAGCTTCCCCAATCCTGCCCTTAGCTTCCTCAATTCTTCACCACCTATATAACACACAAAAggttatatgttgatatattcatatatttgaAAGACCATAACTAGCCAATTTATTCTGTTTGAAATTATTAGAGTcgaaatataacaaaatttgCTAATAATTGGAAAATCATTATGCATTTGCCTACTCCTCCACCTTGAAAAGAGATCAAGTTATGAACCCCTTTGAAAAATATAGAAGTCCATCGTGTATAAATGTCAGGATCCACAGTTACATTATATTGATAATACCCCAAATTGTCCATTGAATAATGGGTAAATTTTCTTCACGTCTCATTTTTACTAGTTCTATCCTCGCCAGTGTCAGGACATAGGATCCTTTGCACCCTTCCTTTCCATGTCCACAAGAGCTCGTGTGGAGAACTAGTATCAACTGGAATtccatataaaaaaattattcctgCTCAACTGGCGGCTGGCTCCAATAACACAGGTGTTGCCTCACCAGAATAACCCTTTCCAGGTCATGCTGGCAAAACACCTAACAAGAAGAAAGCATGATCACGCATTTGTGCCAAATTCATGGACAAAAAGGTCCCCTTTATAAATGGGTGATCAGCCCAGATAGTTGTCGCTGCTAACCCCAACAAACCTTTTTAGTAGCTCTCAAAGACTCAGCCCTTTCTTTGGCTTATCAACTTGCTGATTTGTAACTCATGCACTAGGTGCAAAGACTAGGTCCATGGTCAGTCACCAATGCCATATTCTAACTTGTACATCTAACAAAATTGACAGCTCGGGTTGGTTTTCGGCAAATCAATATGTACTTCAACGTTTAAAACTTGCCAGTTGCCATATCAACATCATAGGTACTAGTTATGATGGCTATGCACTTTCCTTGATGGGGTATAGAGTCAAAAAAACAACACATGACCTTTTTCCCCAACATTTAACCCAATTGAGCAAAAAGCAACTGACAATAAACATAGGGATTTAGTTGAAGAGTTAATCAATTTTCCCCAAATTGTTAAACTAATTAATGCTAACATTTTATTGTAGTAACAGTGCAACTTAGTTTTCTTTAGTTTATCCATACATTTCCAGAAGCATAAGAGCAGAAAATCCCCATACCTTGGAGAAGGCGAAGGACTCTATCGCTTCCCGAATCCTCACCTTCCTCTTGGATATCCTCTAGAGACCCGGAAGAAAAAGACTCCTCCTCATCTTCGGAATCACCGTCGCTCTCGCTCTCGCTCTTGCTGGCCGAATCACCCAAAATTGATCATCATTAAATTTACAATAGATATGAATATAAAATCATTCAAACAGCCCAGAACAATCAGTTTGGAATTGAGGCGTAATATCGGAAAGAATACCTTGAGGCGGAGGAGTCAAAATCGTCATCCGATTCTGATAATGGTTCTGATTCTTCTGAacttcctccttcttcttcttcatcatcgcCATTTCCTTGTTCGGAAGAAGAGGAAATCTCAATGACACTGCGTTTTGCTCTACTCCTATTCGCCATTCTCAATGAGACTATTATTTGAGCAGAGTACCCATTTCATTCAAAATGCCCCAATTATAAGGTCCATTATTCACGAACGCGATTTTTTAAGAAGAAAGCTGTGTAATAAAATCaagatagtttttttaaaaaatatttcgaGATGGGTTGATTCTATTTAACTTTCCGTAGCTAATTTCTCGtgaaataattcaaaatggtTAGAAATCACGTCAAATAAAGGGTAATCTTAACAATTTAACgctcaataatttttttaaaattgaatttgatttatcttttgtcaagatcaagttacttaaGTTTCAATGAAACATTATTTAGGGATGGAGGTGTTAGGATATTATGACGTTCAAACTTCCATCAGCATATGATGGATTTATCCAACTTGTATGTTTGTCGACCAATTTTTCAATATCCTCcctacttaaaataaaattcgaGAAAAGGTAATTGCTTTCTCTCCCTAGTACAGGCACAAGGTAACAATCAGTTAAAATTTAGGCATATGGAAAAAAACCACCTAGTATTCCATAGTTGAGTTGATGACTCTTGCGAGGATAGGTCATTTCGAGTCACATATACTCCAAGATATAGTTGAGAAGCAAGAAAAGAAACTGGTGGAACTTCTAAACTAGAAAGACATGTAGACAACATTATACAAGGCAATAGTAGACATCAGTGCATGTCCAACAGGTTGAAACATCTAGTGTGTGACCAGCTGAGAAGTACTCTCACCTGCAATCAAACATAAACTAACTACAGCTTTACAGTAAGAAACTCTATATGCAGGGATGCCACTGCTCTGATAACACACGGCTGCCAAACCTCTCATCCTCTCCTGGAAAGTTGTTCACTGGAATCTAATATTAGCCCCTGAGAAAATAATGAGATCTGTGAAGCACCAGAACGAGGGACATAAGTTGATCTTTATCATTTCTTCCCTGCTAGCTCATTTGTCTGCCAAACAATGCATTCAGAACGAGAATGTGGACAAACCAAAAGAATCATTGAAGTTTTCTGATTCAGTGGAGCTTGAATTATTGAACTTTTGTAATTGAACGGCTAGACACTCCATGCAACAACTTTGCAAAACCAAGAAAACTGAGCTTTCCGTCAGTGTGCCTGAGCCAGTCATGTAGAACAGCATGGACAGGAACCGAAGGGCTAAGACCAAGTTCCTGGACCACCAATTTAAAATACATTCAGTTAGTTTCCTTCCCCAATTGCTTGCACATTCCTCTCTCCCGAAGAGGAAAAACGAGACCCGTTATGTAAAGAGACTAAGACATGGCAATCAATATTCAGAACAAAAAATGAACACAAACATGATTACCGAAGCTAATTCTTCTATCATAATGGCCCTATTGCCTTCTTTCTCAAAGATCTCATAGGCACAACGTGCATGTTGTTCCCACCGGTCAAGAGCCTCAAGCTGATGAACACTTAATGCAGCAGCACAAAATTCCTCAAAATCCATCCTCCTGTACTGTAGCGCATTAAGCTGCATGACAAGAACATGGAAAATTTATTAAACCCTTAACAATGGCAACACCAGTTAAACATTTGAAGACAATAGGATCTCAAAATCTACCGATGCAAGAAAATCATGGATGCGAGCTTCCTTCATTGCATCTGTTGCATGTTTCATCAGGGCCTGGTAAAATCATGAAGATCAGCAAAAAGATGAAAGATACTACAAGAGACTATTAAATCGTTCTTTTTTGCAAAAGACAAACCGTTTTAACGTTGTCGAAGCTTATggttccatttttggttggttgTAGCAGTGAAAACTGCTCCTTCAaatagaatagctcatctactgTCAATGTCTTTGACAAAGCCTGCAAAAATTGTAGACGTGACAAGGCAATGAAGCCCAATGCAAaagataagtaagaaatatcaGCAAATACTACAAGGTACTAATCAGAGATTTTATTACTCGACATGTAGTATTGGACTCGGAAGATAAAATGGGAACAGAAAAACTGTTCACAGTAGCATCATACACACCCGTAGTGCAGCTTTCCTAAGAGCAGAGGACCGCATGTAAGCCTTCATTAATTTGAATATCAAAATATCCAAAGGCACCTCtatgttgttactattctttaTCCATGGATGACCTGAGACAGTAAGTTGTTCAGCAGTTTGGAGAAATTTAAAGAACAAAAAGATCTCCTTTTCCAACATAATTCAAGAAACTCACCCAAAGCCTGAGCTGCAGTCATTCTTTTCCGGGGATCTTTATTCAATAGACGTTTCACAAAATCTTTCGCCTCAGAAGATAATGTAGGCCAAGGCTGTTCTTCAAAAGTTGGATCAGCTTTGAGGACAGACCTAAATATCCCAGATTCTGTTCGAGCCCAAAAAGGACGGCTTCCACACAATAGGATATATGCTATGACACCTATACTCCAAACATCAGCCTCTGTACTATAAGATCTATGTAGAACCTCGGGAGCGACATAATATGCACTACCAACAATATCATTAAGTCTTTCATCTGCAAAACAGTTGAGCAAGGCACGTAAACAATTTGGTGAGTTTCTCAAATTTtatgaaagttttttttttttactctccTTTTtttggggtgggtggggtggggtggggagTGGTTACAGAGATGCAGTACTGGACTAACCTGGCTTCACAAAATCAGACAGTCCAAAGTCTATTGCTTTAAGTTGTGCATTTTCCTCCTTAGACGTGAATAAGAAGTTCTGGTCAATCAGAAAGCTAAAATTAGACAACGAAGAGTCTGATAGAGAGGAAGGCTTATTAAAACAGATGGCATAGATTCTCTAACAAGTGATGGATTCAGCCATGGCTGAATATTTGAGCTTCTCTGTCACTTCTAGGCTAAATAAAGAAGTTCCTAAACTTTAATACTAGATGAAACAAACATTAAGTCTGCCTGATGAATAATAAATCTACGCAACTTGAAACTGAAAGAAAAATCATTGCATTTGGAATATTAACATAATCAAAGATCCAGTAAAGAAAAAGGCTTTGCAACAAAATATTTCCTCTCTTCTACACAGGGTAAAATAACtagatatgatgaaatgttgtTCGCTCAAAGCAATCATGGAGTGAGAATTTTAGTCCTCCCACCTCTGGCTTAAGATCCCGGTGCACCACACCTTGAAGGTGGCAAAATGCAACAACTTTCAGTATTTGTATCATTACAGCCTTTGCATCATCTTCTGAGTACTTTCCACCTCTGCAGGACAAGAACATTACTACTTAGCACCCCCTTATCACGAATTCTTGATTCCATGAAAAAAGATACACCATCAAATAAAACACAAGgttcaaatacaaaaatattgAGACATAGGAAAGATCAAGCACTACCTCGAGAGTATTCTATCCAAAAGCTCACCTCCTTCACACAGCCTGAAATTTAACGAGATTAATCAGCAGCATTTCAAAAGAGCGCTGTTATGAGGAAATTAGCAGATCAAGCTCCTGATAAGAGCAAAATATGATAATCAAACACATATGTTTACTGAGAAAATAAACAAACTGTCATGCTACTTGAAACTCTGGTTGATAACCAATAAAGTATTCTCTCAAGCTAAGTTTGAGACTGAATCCCATTGCAAATGAAAATGTGATGGGAGTTGAGTGACGAAGCTTACTCCATGACTATGTAGACATTGGTGTGGTCTTCATATGAATCATAAAATTTTACTAAATTGCTATGTCCTGTCAAAGCTCTTAATATCTTCACCTCTCTTCTCACATCCTCAATGGCTATTGCAGTAGTCATctggaaaaggaaaaaacatgATCACATATTTCAGATAAAACACCAAAAGAGAATTAAAAAAAACCACTGATGCACATTCCGAACACAATAGGCATACATCAACTTACATTAGGATACTCAAGCAAAATAGAAAGATCAAGCTAGAAACACCAGAAAGCAGCTAACTGAACAGTTATAAATTCCACCAAAATTTGGAGGGGGGAGAGGAGAGAAGCACATGCCAAATATATCGCAAGCTCTCATTAGCACACCTAGACAGACTTTCCAACTACAGATAAGATAAAAATGTCCATCCACAAACTGTCAGCTGCCTTGACTAGACAGACTGAGCAACTGATAACTTTATTCAAGAAGATTTTGCTGCTGTAACAACGacgacaacaacatacccagtgtaatcccacaagtggagtctggggagggtaggatgtgcGCAGACCTTAAGATCCCATAAACTCAACAAAATGTATGATTTTGGAGAGGAAGGGGAGGGGGTTGTGGGAGGGAGTGCTGTTGCCTAACTTATTGAAGTAAATCCTTCTCCTTCTCATGTTACTTGTATAACTAGAAGGCAAACAGAACACATTTAATTCCATCTCTccatttacttttaaaaaaggaaaagctACTCTAGTCTAGATTTTGTTCCTTTTCTATCTTACTTCTAAACCAAATAAGCAACATGAACGTCAGATGGAACTTACCATTCCCTTCAGGAAGAAACAAACAAATCAAGCTATCCGACATCATATATGAACCCACTTGAATCAGCTTTTGTAAAGTTTGTGAATTCTTTGGGTAGGACAAGTACTAGTAGTCTCAACTCAATGATCATGTCGAAAGTTGGGGATTCCTAAACTCAAATTGTAACTTCTGGACATCAATGATcaatggaaaaagaaaagggaCAATAACATCACCCCTCTTCCTTGACTTCCCTTAGTACCTTAAGCTGTTCATCCCCTTTTCATCGCACCCAATTATAATGTCGATACTCTATCAATCACAGTTAATGCCAACTCAGTACATCTTATGGACAATTTAACAGATAATTTTCAGACTCTAAAAACAGTTCAGGAAAAAATCAGACTTTAGTGCACCGCAAAGATTAAATAGCTTCCTTGAAACAGTCGCCAGCATAACAAACATAATCACAAACACCATAAAGTATGCCACTGCAACAGCAGCTGCAAAAAGCTTCCTCATTCCATCACTTCACAGCCTTTAAATTTAACTGCCAGGAAAATTAAGCTTTGAACTTAAATCATCAACTATACCACCTAAGGAAACAGTAGATGATGGATCCATttggaaaacaaaaaatattaagtgatacaaaaaagacattttttgaaaatagaaAGATACAAAGTCAAAGACTACAATCTGTAGTGTAGATCTGACCACTATTACTCGAGTAGTAAAAAGGAGAAAAATCCAACTAACTTTGACTACATAGATGATAGATCATAGCAGTTGAATCAAACTTGAAAGAGAATTGAGAGTATCACAAAATGCCAAACCTTTGATTTGGGGATGACTTTTACAGCAACTTCTTGTCCTTTGACTTCACCCTTCTTGAACTTAGCTTTACAAGTATATCCAAAATGCCCTCTTCCAACTTCCTCTCCCAGCTCATACTTGTTCCcaaaattttttgaaaatccaaAACTCTTATCAAGCCCCGCGCCTCCGCCTCCTCCACCGCCGCCGCCAGCCTCCGTTTCATTTACTTCGGGGATTGCAGACTCGTTCGGTTTCACAGTGCCGTGTCGCCGGGCCAACACAGCACGGATGTGTTTCGCTGGAGAAGGCGGAGGAAATGGCCGTTTAAAAAACCTCCGGGGAGTAGAATTAGAGCTGGCATTCGCCGGAGATCTCAACGGAGATTTCTTGGAGAACAAATAATGCGCCGGACTGGGACTGTAGAAAGGGAAAAAAGGTGATTTTTTACCCACATCAGGTTCGTCCTTTTTCGTCCTTTCTTGCTGATGGCTGCTGTCGTCCTCATTATTGTTGGGAGTAGATTTCACCGTAAGTGTAGCTCCGTTGGCGGCGACAGTAATGTTGTCGCCGGAATAATTTGAGGGTTTAGAAGTGCAAGCACCCATGGGGGAAACAACGCAATGTACTTGAAGAACAAATTAAGGCAAAAAAAGATCAGTTAGCTCTCAAAGTTGAGAAAATTGCATGAAAACTAAATTAGAAGTATAAATAAGTGGAAATTTGTTTAGtttgaagtttgaatttttgTTGAAGAGAGATGAAGAAGATGGATCTGCACACTGCAGATGGCGATAAAAAGGAAACGACGAGATGTTCACTTTTTTGTCTGAAAATAAGTTGCCAGtaatctttttatatatatatagcttttttattaaaaaaaacaccAAGTCCATAAATcctctaaaaaaattaaaagtaattgaaatttgaaaacaAAAGTTTTATTTGTATCTGTGGTGTAGAAGACTTCAATATGTTTAGTAATTTGACTATTTCTAACAAAtataacttcttcttttttttgttaagtTACAAATCAACATCTAGAAGCTTCATCTTTCCTTTGTGGTCGTCTTTCCATATTAAGAAGATGAGATTATATGAGGTGAGTGTATAATTATTCAATAAcgatttattaagaaaaaaaatacttatctCTTTATTTGAGATCACATAATGTGTCGAGTTTGAAggtaaaaattaatatttttttgacatagataaaatgaatattgacTGCAATTGAAAACTCGAGCTCTCAATACCTTACGTTTGGTTATAGGAGAACATTTCTCGGAGATAGTTTGAAATTGTTTAATATGCATTGTAAGGTGAATATTTGGGGAATAAATTTGAGAGTAAATTTGTATTCAAGGATTTGATCTAGTAGTCAATAAAGTGGTTGAAAATTCTAATATTTGTTGTTGGTGGGAGGTTACAACTATCCCATAAAGCTAGACGAAATACACTAAAGCTGGTTCGGACACCATggtcattaaaaaaaaagaattgagattagattaatattataattggttgataatattattttatcttgCTTAAAAATGGGATAAATTAGTTTCAAAATTATAATCCTATAACTTTAGAATAATTTGGTCCATGAACCAAA
The sequence above is a segment of the Solanum dulcamara chromosome 11, daSolDulc1.2, whole genome shotgun sequence genome. Coding sequences within it:
- the LOC129874100 gene encoding CDPK-related kinase 5; the protein is MGACTSKPSNYSGDNITVAANGATLTVKSTPNNNEDDSSHQQERTKKDEPDVGKKSPFFPFYSPSPAHYLFSKKSPLRSPANASSNSTPRRFFKRPFPPPSPAKHIRAVLARRHGTVKPNESAIPEVNETEAGGGGGGGGGAGLDKSFGFSKNFGNKYELGEEVGRGHFGYTCKAKFKKGEVKGQEVAVKVIPKSKMTTAIAIEDVRREVKILRALTGHSNLVKFYDSYEDHTNVYIVMELCEGGELLDRILSRGGKYSEDDAKAVMIQILKVVAFCHLQGVVHRDLKPENFLFTSKEENAQLKAIDFGLSDFVKPDERLNDIVGSAYYVAPEVLHRSYSTEADVWSIGVIAYILLCGSRPFWARTESGIFRSVLKADPTFEEQPWPTLSSEAKDFVKRLLNKDPRKRMTAAQALGHPWIKNSNNIEVPLDILIFKLMKAYMRSSALRKAALRALSKTLTVDELFYLKEQFSLLQPTKNGTISFDNVKTALMKHATDAMKEARIHDFLASLNALQYRRMDFEEFCAAALSVHQLEALDRWEQHARCAYEIFEKEGNRAIMIEELASELGLSPSVPVHAVLHDWLRHTDGKLSFLGFAKLLHGVSSRSITKVQ